GTCTGTCACTTGCCAACATGCACTTCTGGTTAATGACCCTTGGTGTTGTGATTTATGTTATCCCACTGTACTGGGGTGGCATTACTCAGTCACTGATGTGGGCCCAGTTCCTGCCTGACGGATCGCTGCAGTATCCCAATTTTCTTGAGACCGTTACTCAGATTATTCCCATGTATGTACTTCGGGCTATTGGTGGTACGCTGTACATAGTTGGTGCAATTATCTGTGTATGGAACCTGCACAAGACAGCCAGGAGCGGTAAACTCATTGTCAATGAAGAAGCACAGGTTGTTAACCGTCGCACTGCGCATGAAGGTAGCACGGCAAAGGAAGGCTGGCATCGCTGGCTGGAAGGACGCCCGGTACGTTTTAGCGTATACACGCTGATCGCAGTAGCAATCGGCGGAATCGTAGAGTTTATTCCCACATTTTTAGTAAAAAGCAACATACCAACCATTGCATCGGTAAAACCGTACACGCCCCTGGAGCTTGAAGGACGTGATATCTACGTTCGTGAAGGATGTTATACCTGTCACTCACAGATGGTACGTCCGTTCCGAAGTGAAACCGAGCGGTATGGCCAGTACAGTATGGCAGGCGAGTTCATTTACGACTATCCGTTTCAGTGGGGATCGAAGCGAACCGGACCTGACCTGCACCGCGTGGGCGGCAAGTATCCGGATGCATGGCACTGGAAGCACATGCACGAACCGCAGTCCACCTCGCCCGGTTCCATCATGCCCGGCTACCCGTGGATGTACACAACAAACCTGGACATCTCGCATACCGAGGGAAAAATCATCACCATGCAGCGCCTGGGCGTACCCTATCCGCCCGGCTTCGAAAAGCAGGCTGTTGCCAATTTGCAGCAACAGGCAGGCGAGGTTGCCGGACGGCTGAGCCAGGCAGGAATCAAGGGTGTTGACGCAAACAAGGAAATCATTGCGCTCATTGCATATCTGCAGCGATTGGGGACTGACATCAGGAAGGAGGTGGAACAGCCATGAATTCAAGGGTCCTGAGCTCGATTCCCGGCATTGAACTGTATCCCATCGTTGCACTCATCCTGTTTGTTGGTTTTTTTACCGGTCTGATCGTGTGGTTTGTAACAGCTGACAAGTCAGCCATGCGCGATCATGCCGAGATGCCACTGGATAACGAGACCAAAGCCCCCTTACAGTAAAAGATCTTACTTTAAACTAACGACAACCGGTTTGGTGACTTATGGCCGAGCAAAAAAAAGATACATTGATGGACCATGATGCCGATGGCATCCAGGAGTTCGACAACAACTTGCCGCGCTGGTGGCTGTACGGTTTTTACCTTATCATAGGACTGAGCGTGGTGTACATGTTTTACTACCATGTTTACACAGGTCCTGACTGGAATATCTTGTGGTATGGTGCAAAGACTCAGGAGGCTGAATACAGGACAGAGCTAAAGAATGCCGAGACTCTGCGCGCGAATGCACCTAAATCCGAAGCGGTCGTGTTTACACTGCTAACCGATAACGCTTCACTTGATAAAGGTAAGGAAATTTACAACAGTACGAATAGTTTGTGCATGACCTGCCACCGCGAAGATCTTGGCGGAGCAGTAGGCCCTAACCTTACCGATGATAATTGGATTCACGGCTGTTCCATTGAAGAAATTATTGCAAGCATTAAATCTGGTTTTCCCGATAAGGGGATGCTTCCGTACGGAAGCACCAATAAACTTAGTAACACAGAGCTGCAGCAACTTGCCAGTTACATCATTTCCATGCGTGGCTCAAATCCACCCGACCCCAAGCCAATTGAAGAAGGTCGCGATAAACCGTGCAGTCACGATAAAGAACTCCCGAGCTGATCATGGCTGTAATCGAAGTAGAAGAGATCGACGATCACGAACGGTACCGTGCCGAACTCGCAAGTATATCCAAGGACGGAAAACGAAAATGGATCTATGCACGCAAACCACGAGGACGGTTATACCGGTGGCGGACAATTTTAAGCTGGTTTCTGCTGCTCTTCCTGGTGCTGGCACCGTTTGTGAAAGTCAACGGACACCAGTTTTTACTCTTCAACATCATCGAACGAGAGTTTGTTTTCTTTGGCATACCATTCTGGCCGAACGACTTCTATTTGGTAGCTCTGATGTTCCTTACCGGAGTCGTTACGATTGTTTTGTTTACCTCTACCCTTGGCAGACTCTGGTGCGGCTGGCTGTGTCCGCAAACCATTTTTATGGAAATGGTGTTCCGAAAGATTGAATGGCTTCTTGACGGAACCCCTAAGGAACAGGCCTTAAGAGATGCCGGTGCGTGGACGGTATCACGCGTAATGCACCGGATTGCCAAGATATCAATATTCTTTACAATCTCGTTTCTGATATCCAACGTTTTTCTGGCGTACGTTGTTGGAAGTGATACGTTGTTGCAGTACATCGTAAACGGACCCTTTCAACACTGGGATTTGTTTGTTGGCCTGCTGTTCTTTGCATTTGTTTTTTTCATGGTGTTCTACCGATTCAGGGAACAGGCCTGCCTGATTGTTTGTCCGTACGGACGGTACATGAGTGCCCTTGTTGACGACAACACGATGGCTGTAAGTTACGATTTCAGGCGCGGCGAGCCTCGTGGAAAGTTTACTCGTGACGATGCCGCAGCAAAACGAATGATGACTGAAGCCGATTTTAAACGGCCAAACGATCAGGGAGACTGCGTGGACTGTTATCAGTGTGTTACGGTTTGTCCAACCGGTATCGACATTCGTAATGGCATACAACTGGAATGTGTTAGCTGTACTGCCTGTATCGACGCCTGTAATGAGGTTATGGACAAAGTGGGTCTGCCGCGTGGCCTTATTCGTCACACAAGTCAGAGTGTGATTGAAAACGGAAAGGGGCATTGGTTTACCCGCAGGATAGCCGCCTACGGTATTGTGTGGCTGCTGCTGATAGCAACCGTTGTTACGCTTTTTATACTACGAGCTGACGTTGACGTGAAGATTCTACGTCAGGAAGGCACAACATGGGTTACGACAACTGAGGGGCTGGGTAACGTATACCGAATTCAGATTATTAACAAAAGTCATGAAAGCATACCAATCACAGTAAAAGTACTCAGCCCTTCCACTGCCGTGATAACCCCTGTGGGAATACCCGACAGGGTAGAACCACAGCAAATACTGAAAGGCAGGTTTATTGTGAGTTTGCCAACGGCTACTCTCGCGCAGCACGGAACCAAGATCCGGATTGCCGTACTCTCGGGCACCAGCACTGTTTACGAAGCTGAAACATCGTTCATTACTCCATGAAGGACCCCAACACCGTTACACGTCATGACTCCCTGATCGACTCCGGGTTCCACTGGGGAAAACGAATTGCTCTTGTGTATGTGGCCTTTGCCGTTGCAACCCTCGGCTTTGTAGTTTTTGCGCTTACGCGGAGTGTACACCTTGTCCGCACCGATTATTACGAACATTCACTTGACTATTCGCGTACCCAGGAAGCGCGACAACATACCAGTCAGAAAGCAGACAGCTTTTTCATCAAGGAGCAGGATGCCGAATCGGTTTTATTTCAGCTGGAGCCTGACGTGAAGGTTTCAGTTCTTTGTTACCGACCCGACAACCCAACACTGGACAAAATACTAACGATTCATACCAATCATGACGGGGTATATCGGCTGCCTCCCGGCACACTTCAGTCTGGACAATGGCGAATTGT
This is a stretch of genomic DNA from Ignavibacteria bacterium. It encodes these proteins:
- a CDS encoding c-type cytochrome — translated: MAEQKKDTLMDHDADGIQEFDNNLPRWWLYGFYLIIGLSVVYMFYYHVYTGPDWNILWYGAKTQEAEYRTELKNAETLRANAPKSEAVVFTLLTDNASLDKGKEIYNSTNSLCMTCHREDLGGAVGPNLTDDNWIHGCSIEEIIASIKSGFPDKGMLPYGSTNKLSNTELQQLASYIISMRGSNPPDPKPIEEGRDKPCSHDKELPS
- the ccoG gene encoding cytochrome c oxidase accessory protein CcoG; protein product: MAVIEVEEIDDHERYRAELASISKDGKRKWIYARKPRGRLYRWRTILSWFLLLFLVLAPFVKVNGHQFLLFNIIEREFVFFGIPFWPNDFYLVALMFLTGVVTIVLFTSTLGRLWCGWLCPQTIFMEMVFRKIEWLLDGTPKEQALRDAGAWTVSRVMHRIAKISIFFTISFLISNVFLAYVVGSDTLLQYIVNGPFQHWDLFVGLLFFAFVFFMVFYRFREQACLIVCPYGRYMSALVDDNTMAVSYDFRRGEPRGKFTRDDAAAKRMMTEADFKRPNDQGDCVDCYQCVTVCPTGIDIRNGIQLECVSCTACIDACNEVMDKVGLPRGLIRHTSQSVIENGKGHWFTRRIAAYGIVWLLLIATVVTLFILRADVDVKILRQEGTTWVTTTEGLGNVYRIQIINKSHESIPITVKVLSPSTAVITPVGIPDRVEPQQILKGRFIVSLPTATLAQHGTKIRIAVLSGTSTVYEAETSFITP
- a CDS encoding FixH family protein yields the protein MKDPNTVTRHDSLIDSGFHWGKRIALVYVAFAVATLGFVVFALTRSVHLVRTDYYEHSLDYSRTQEARQHTSQKADSFFIKEQDAESVLFQLEPDVKVSVLCYRPDNPTLDKILTIHTNHDGVYRLPPGTLQSGQWRIVASWTSGGIPYEMEERLYLWNR